The segment GCAGGCCGAGCATGAGGCCATCGTGGACGCGCTGGAGGCCCGCGACAAGAAGGCGGTGCAGAAGCTGATGGACACGCATCTGGGCCATGTGGAGGCCAATCTGCGGCTGAACCCGCGCGTCAAGGATCTGAAGGAAGCCCTGAGCAGCTTATGAGCACCATCCAGCCCTCCCGCTACCCGCGCGATCTGATCGGCTACGGCGAGCATCCGCCGCATGCGCAGTGGCCGGGCGAAGCGCGCGTTGCCGTGCAATTTGTCCTGAACTACGAGGAAGGCGGCGAGAACTGCGTGCTGCATGGCGACGCGGCGTCCGAAGCCTTTCTCTCCGAGATGTTCAACCCGGCCGCCTACCCGGCCCGGCATCTGAGCATGGAGGGCATCTACGAGTACGGCTCGCGCGTGGGCGTGTGGCGCCTGCTCAAGGAGTTCGAGAAGCGCGCCCTGCCGCTCACGGTCTTCGGCGTCTCCATGGCCCTGGAGCGCCACCCCGAGCTGACCCAGGCCTTCAAGGAACTCAACCACGAGATCGCCTGCCACGGCTGGCGCTGGATCCACTACCAGAACCTGGACGAGGCCACCGAGCGCCATCACATGGAAATGGGCATGGACGTCATCCAGCGCCTGACCGGTGAGCGGCCCTCGGGCTGGTACACCGGCCGCGACAGCCCCAACACCCGGCGCCTGGTGGCCGACTACGGCGGCTTCGAGTACGACAGCGACTACTACGGCGACGACCTGCCCTTCTGGCTGCAGGTGAGGAAGAGCGACGGCCAGCTGGCCCCCCATCTGGTCGTGCCCTACACCCTGGACTGCAATGACATGCGCTTCGCCCTGCCCCAGGGCTTCAGCCATGGGGACGAGTTCTTTGAGTACCTGCGCGACAGCTTCGATGTGCTCTACGCCGAAGGCAGCGAAGCGCCCAAGATGATGAGCATCGGCATGCACTGCCGACTGCTGGGCCGCCCGGGCCGCCTGCGCGCCCTGCAGCGCTTTCTGGACCATGTGGAAAAGCACGACCGCGTCTGGGTCTGCCGCCGCGTGGACATCGCGCGGCATTGGCGCGCCACCCACCCTTTTGACGCCGCCAAGGCCTTTGTATGGGAATGATCACGCTCGACCAGCTCAACACCGCCAGCGTCACTGAATTCGTCGCGCTGCTGGACGGCACCTATGAACATTCACCCTGGATCGCGGAACGCGCCGCCGCGGCACGGCCCTTTCTGAGCCTGGCCCAGCTCAAGCACGCGCTCGCCAGCGTGGTGCGCGAGGCCACGCGGGACGAGCAGCTGGGCCTGATCCGAGCCCACCCCGAGCTGGCGGGCAAGGCCGCCATCGCGGGTGAGCTCACGGCCGAGTCCACGAACGAGCAAAGCCGCGCCGGCCTCACCACCTGCACGCCCGAGGAGTTCGCCCGCCTGCAGCAGCTCAATGCCGACTACAAGGCCAAGTTCGGCTGGCCCTTCATCCTGGCGGTGCGCGGCCCGCGCGGCCAGGGCCTGAGCCGGGGCGAGATCATCGCCACCTTTGCGCGCCGCCTGGCCGGCCACCCGGATTTCGAGCGCGCCGAATGCCTGCGCCACATCCACCGCATCGCCGAGATCCGCCTCAACGACAAGTTCGGCATCGAACCGGCGCTGGGCAACCAGGTCTGGGACTGGGCCGAGCAGCTGGCCGCGCATTCCGACCCCGGCTTCAAGGAGCAGGGGCAGCTCACCGTCACCTACCTCACCGAGGCCCACCGCGCCGTGGCCGCCCAGCTGGCACGCTGGATGCGCGAGGACTGCGGCTTTGACGAGGTGAGCATCGACGCGGTGGGCAATGTCGTCGGCCTCTATCACGGCAGCGATCCCGCCGCCCCGCGCCTGCTCACCGGCAGCCATTACGACACCGTGCGCAACGCTGGCAAGTACGACGGCCGCCTGGGCATCCTGGTTCCCATGCTCTGCGTGCGCGAGCTGCAGCGCGCGGGCCGCCGCCTGCCCTATGGCCTGGAGGTGGTGGGCTTTGCCGAGGAAGAGGGCCAGCGCTACAAGGCCACCTTCCTGGGCTCGGGCGCGCTGATCCAGCGCTTCAAGCCCGAATGGCTGGACCAGCAGGACGCCCAGGGCGTGTCCATGCGCGAGGCCATGCAGGCCGCCGGCCTGCCCGGCACGCTGGCGGCCATCCAGGCCCTGGCGCGCGAGCCGCAGCGCTACCGCGGCTTTGTGGAAGTGCATATCGAGCAGGGCCCGGTGCTCAATGAGCTGGACCTGCCCCTGGGCATCGTCACCTCCATCAACGGCAGCGTGCGCTATGTGGGCGAGGTGCAGGGCATGGCCTCGCATGCCGGCACCACGCCCATGGACCGGCGGCGCGATGCCGCGGCCGCGGTGGCGGAGCTGATCCTCTATGTGGAGCTGCGCGCCGCGGCCGTGCCGGACGTCGTGGGCACCGTGGGCATGCTGGAGGTGCCCGCCGGCTCCATCAATGTGATCCCGGGCCGCTGCAAGTTCAGCCTGGACCTGCGCGCCACCACCAATGCCGCGCGCGACGCGCTGGACGCCGATGTGCAGGCCGAGCTGGCCCGCATCTGCGCACGCCGCGGCCTGAGCTTCCAGCTCACGCCCACCGAGAACGCCAGCGCCGCGCCCAGCGACCCGGCCTGGCAGCGGCGCTGGGAGCGCGTGGTGCAGGGCCTGGGCCTGCCGGTGTTCCGCATGCCCTCGGGCGCAGGGCATGACGCGATGAAGCTGCACGAAGCCATGCCCCAGGCCATGCTCTTTCTGCGCGGCCTGAACTCGGGCATCAGCCACAACCCGCTGGAATCCATCAGCAACGACGACGCCGAACTCTGCGTGCGCGCCTTCCAGGCCTTGCTGGAACAGGAAGAACTCTGAACAACACCATGGACACACACTACGCCCAGCTGGACGCCTGGATTGCCGCCCACTTCGAGGAGGAGGTGCGCTTCCTCCAGGCCCTGGTGCAGGTGCCCACCGACACCCCGCCCGGCAATAACGCGCCCCACGCCGAACGCACGGCCGAGCTGCTGCAGGCCATGGGCTACCAGGCCGAGAAGCATGTGGTGCCCGAGGCCGAGGTGCGCGACTACGGTCTGCAGTCGATCACCAACCTGATCGTGCGTCGCAAGTTTGCGGAGGCGGGCCCGGTCATCGCCCTGAACGCCCATGGTGATGTGGTGCCGCCCGGCGAGGGCTGGACCCACGGCCCCTACAGCGGCGAGATCGTGGACGGCCAGCTCTATGGCCGCGCCAGCGCGGTCAGCAAGAGCGACTTCGCCACCTACACCTTTGCGCTGCGCGCGCTGGAGTCGCTGGGGCTGCCACAAGGCCCCGAAGGGCAGCCGCTGGTGCGGCTGCGGGGCGGCGTGGAGCTGCACTTCACCTATGACGAGGAGTTCGGCGGCGAGCTGGGCCCGGGCTGGCTGCTGCAGCAAGGCCTCACCCAGCCGGACTATCTGCTGGCCGCCGGCTTCAGCTACCAGGTGGTCACGGCCCACAACGGCTGCCTGCAGCTGGAAGTCACGCTGCACGGCCTGGCCTCGCATGCCGCCTACCCGCACACCGGCGTGGACGCGCTGCAGGCCGCCAACCAGCTGCTCAGCGCGCTCTATGCCCACAACGCGGTGCTCAAGACCCGCCTGTCCCAGGTGCCCGGCATCAGCCACCCCTATCTGAACGTGGGCCGCATCGAGGGCGGCAGCAATACCAATGTGGTGCCCGGCAAGGTGCTGATCAAGCTGGACCGCCGCATGATTCCCGAGGAGGATCCGGCGGCGGTGGAGGCCGAGGTGCGCGCCCTCATCGAGTCCACGGTGGCCGCCTGCCCCGGCATCCGCCTGGAGATCCGCCGCCTGCTGCTGGCCCATCCCATGACCCCCCTGCCCGGCGCCGCGCCCCTGGTGGCCGCGCTGCAAAAGCATGGCGAGGCCGTCTTCGGCGAGCCCATCCCCACCTCGGGCACCCCGCTCTACACCGATGTGCGGCTCTACACCGCGCGCGGCATCCCGGCCGCCATCTATGGCGCCGGCCCGCGCACCGTGCTGGAGAGCAATGCCAAGCGGGCGGACGAGCATGTGGCCCTGGCCGATCTGCAGCGCGCCACCCAGGTGGTGGCCCGCATGCTCTACGAGCTGCTGAAGCCCGCCTGAGCGGCGAGACGGGCGCAGCCTGTCGGCCCGGCCTGCGGCCTGGCGGGGTGGATCTGCAGACTGTCGCAAGGCCGGGGCCGCAAGAACTGGCCCTGCCTAGACTGCGCAGCCATCCCCAGCCACCGGTCTGACAGACCCCAAACGCCATGAAGCTCCTGCCGCGCCTCCCCCTCCTCGCCCTGGCCCTGGGCCCCGCCCTGCTGCTCAGCGCCTGTGTGATCGCCCCGCAAGCCAGCGGCGACCACGCGGCCAATGTCAGCAAGATGAGCGAGCAGGCCCAGGCCACCTGCGGCCCCGGCCAGGTCAAGGAAGTCAACGCCAAGAGCTTCAGCTGCAAGTGAGGCGCTGAACGAAAAAGAGCCGGCCCCGCGGGGCCGGCTTTGTTTTGCGCCGGACTCGCCTCAGGCCGAGAGGCTCAGCGAGGCTCGCGACTGCCAGCCACCCTCGGCCACGCCGCCGTAGCGGCGCAGCAGCAAGCTGGCGAGCTGGTCCAGCGCGCTGCTGGCACTGCCGCTCCCGCTCCCCGAAGCGCCGGATGAGTCCGACGAGGAGGAGGAGGAGGAGGAGGCCGTGCCCGACAGCGCCTGATCCAGCGCACTGCTGAACTGGCTGCGCAGGCTCTCGGCCTCGCTGCTGCTGAGCGCGCCATCACCGTCGCTGTCGCTGGCGCTGATCACCTGCTGCAGCAGGTCCTTGAGCTGGCCACCCAGGCGCTCCTGCATGCTGACCACGCCGTCGCCATTGGCGTCCAGGGCCTGGTCGGCCGCGCTGAGGCTTTGCGAGGCCTCGCCTTCTCCCGAAGGCGGTGGCGGGGGCGGCCGGCCGCCGCCGGGGCCACCCGGCCCTCCCTGCTGCTGCTGACGCGCCGCAAACTCCAGCGTGGACGTGGGCGGCGGCAGCAGGCTGCGCAGGCCGCTGTCCAGCTCGCTGCTGCTCAGACCGCCGTCCCCGTCGCGGTCCAGCGTCGAGAACTGCGACTCGGCGCTGCCCAGGCTGCGGCCGCTGCGCTCCGAGAATTTGTCCAGCACGGTCTGCAGCTCGCTGGCGTCCACGCTGCCACTGCCGTCCACATCGGCGCGCGCAAACATCTCCTGCGCACGCCGGTTCTGGCCGGATGATACGGCCCGGGTTTCGGCCCAGGCGGCCTGGCTTGCGCCGCCGCCCAGCCCTGAGATGACACTCATGATGAATACCTCCTGTAGCTCGGGATTCGAGAAAGAAAAGGAAGAAGGAAACAAGCGCTTGGCATCGCGGGCGAAGCTCGCCCGCGATAGCGCAAATTCTTGAAGTGCCGCTTTGCCGGGGCGCATCCGGCCTGTGTCAAAGCCGACACAAGCCCGGTTTCTAGCCCTCGAACAACACCCGCGCAGGCCGGCTTATCCGGCGATGGGTCTGCGCCGTCCTCAGCGCGGCGCCGCCGCCCGCAGGATTTCCTGGCGCTGTCCCAGCTGTTCCGCCGGATAGGGGCTCCACTCGGGGCGCCGGCCGAAGAAGTCCAGCAGGCGCTCCAGATTGCCCAGCAGCTCCGGCCGATCCGGGGCCAGGGCCAGGGCGGCCATCAGCTCGCGGCTCAGGCGCGCGCTGCCGGCCTCGCCCAGCTCAGGCCCCGCCAGCGAGGCCCGGGCCAGGGCCACCAGCTGGCGCGCGCCCGCGTAGTCGGGCATCAGCGCGCGGCTGCGCTCGAACTGCGCCAGCGCGGCCTCGCGCTGGCCGGCCTCCCAGGCCAGCCAGCCGCGCAGGGCCGCGGCCAGGCCCCAGGCCAGCGGTGCCTGGTCAGCGCTGAGCGCCTGCTCATAGCGCTGCAGACCGCGCTCGATGGCGCGCTCGGTACGCCGCCGCTCCGCCGCCTCCATGGGGCCGGCCGCGCGCAGACGCATGAAGCCCGACACCGCGTCCATGAAGGCCAGCTCGGGCAGCCAGCGCTGCAGCGACCAGGCGGGCGCGCCCGCCTCATCGCCACCGCGCACCTGCACCCAGCCCGCCGGGCCGCCGGCCATGGGCTGCAGCTGCATCCAGTCGCCGCGCGTACCCGTCACCCAGTAGGCAAAAGCCTGCTGGGGCTGGAACTCGATGGAGCGCCCCGGCGCCTCGCTGCGCGGCTCGCTGCGCAGCTGCATGGCCTGGCGGAAGTCGCGGTCCACCCGCGCCAGCTCCTCGCGCGTGATGCGCCGCGGCGCCAGGGCCAGGGCTTGCGCCGGCAGGCCGGCCTCCAGCCGCCCCAGGCCCGGCGCCAACTCGAAGCCCAGACGCTCCTCCACCGGCCCCTGCGGCCCCTGGCGCACAAAGCGCAGATAGCTCTGCAGATAGAACTGCCCGCCCTGCTCGAAAAGCCGGCCCCAGACCAGCACCGCGCTCTGGCCCGGCTTGAGCGCGCCGCTGCCACCCGGGCGGCCGATCTGCGTCAGCACCTTGTCCACATCGCAGAGTTCGCCCGGCATGGCCTGCAGATGCTTGGCGCCGATGGAGCCGTACTTGAGCAGGCCCATCAGCAGTTCCAGATGAACCAGGGACGCGAGCTGCTGGCTGGCCCGCTCCAGCTCCTGCGGCACCCGCGCCCCGGCGCCCTCCCCAC is part of the Shinella sp. XGS7 genome and harbors:
- a CDS encoding EF-hand domain-containing protein, with the translated sequence MSVISGLGGGASQAAWAETRAVSSGQNRRAQEMFARADVDGSGSVDASELQTVLDKFSERSGRSLGSAESQFSTLDRDGDGGLSSSELDSGLRSLLPPPTSTLEFAARQQQQGGPGGPGGGRPPPPPPSGEGEASQSLSAADQALDANGDGVVSMQERLGGQLKDLLQQVISASDSDGDGALSSSEAESLRSQFSSALDQALSGTASSSSSSSSDSSGASGSGSGSASSALDQLASLLLRRYGGVAEGGWQSRASLSLSA
- the puuE gene encoding allantoinase PuuE, with protein sequence MSTIQPSRYPRDLIGYGEHPPHAQWPGEARVAVQFVLNYEEGGENCVLHGDAASEAFLSEMFNPAAYPARHLSMEGIYEYGSRVGVWRLLKEFEKRALPLTVFGVSMALERHPELTQAFKELNHEIACHGWRWIHYQNLDEATERHHMEMGMDVIQRLTGERPSGWYTGRDSPNTRRLVADYGGFEYDSDYYGDDLPFWLQVRKSDGQLAPHLVVPYTLDCNDMRFALPQGFSHGDEFFEYLRDSFDVLYAEGSEAPKMMSIGMHCRLLGRPGRLRALQRFLDHVEKHDRVWVCRRVDIARHWRATHPFDAAKAFVWE
- the uraD gene encoding 2-oxo-4-hydroxy-4-carboxy-5-ureidoimidazoline decarboxylase, which gives rise to MGMITLDQLNTASVTEFVALLDGTYEHSPWIAERAAAARPFLSLAQLKHALASVVREATRDEQLGLIRAHPELAGKAAIAGELTAESTNEQSRAGLTTCTPEEFARLQQLNADYKAKFGWPFILAVRGPRGQGLSRGEIIATFARRLAGHPDFERAECLRHIHRIAEIRLNDKFGIEPALGNQVWDWAEQLAAHSDPGFKEQGQLTVTYLTEAHRAVAAQLARWMREDCGFDEVSIDAVGNVVGLYHGSDPAAPRLLTGSHYDTVRNAGKYDGRLGILVPMLCVRELQRAGRRLPYGLEVVGFAEEEGQRYKATFLGSGALIQRFKPEWLDQQDAQGVSMREAMQAAGLPGTLAAIQALAREPQRYRGFVEVHIEQGPVLNELDLPLGIVTSINGSVRYVGEVQGMASHAGTTPMDRRRDAAAAVAELILYVELRAAAVPDVVGTVGMLEVPAGSINVIPGRCKFSLDLRATTNAARDALDADVQAELARICARRGLSFQLTPTENASAAPSDPAWQRRWERVVQGLGLPVFRMPSGAGHDAMKLHEAMPQAMLFLRGLNSGISHNPLESISNDDAELCVRAFQALLEQEEL
- a CDS encoding M20/M25/M40 family metallo-hydrolase, whose protein sequence is MDTHYAQLDAWIAAHFEEEVRFLQALVQVPTDTPPGNNAPHAERTAELLQAMGYQAEKHVVPEAEVRDYGLQSITNLIVRRKFAEAGPVIALNAHGDVVPPGEGWTHGPYSGEIVDGQLYGRASAVSKSDFATYTFALRALESLGLPQGPEGQPLVRLRGGVELHFTYDEEFGGELGPGWLLQQGLTQPDYLLAAGFSYQVVTAHNGCLQLEVTLHGLASHAAYPHTGVDALQAANQLLSALYAHNAVLKTRLSQVPGISHPYLNVGRIEGGSNTNVVPGKVLIKLDRRMIPEEDPAAVEAEVRALIESTVAACPGIRLEIRRLLLAHPMTPLPGAAPLVAALQKHGEAVFGEPIPTSGTPLYTDVRLYTARGIPAAIYGAGPRTVLESNAKRADEHVALADLQRATQVVARMLYELLKPA